The DNA window GCTTCTCCTAACTGGAAACCTGatcatgaacaacaacaacaacaacaacaatccatTCTTCACACCAACCATTCCAATTACAACATTTCATCTTCTGGTATAGTTCCAAACAAATTTGATTAAATactatatacatatataaatatatacttatattcatttttgtgtttttattataGGGCTTTCTTCTGCTTCATGTTCTTCTGCTGAGATGGTTGCTATAGGTTATGGATCTGTGCCTATGGAGAAGAGTTTTAGGGTAAGTTTATATATATTCTTCTAGCCATTTTTCTTCATTGTTCAATATTCATGTAGCTTCTTTAATTTGTAATGCATCCATGTGAGATTTGATATAAAGAGAAACAGTCCATAAAACTTCCATAATAAGATTAAGAATTAAGAACTTCATATAATACTTGTAATAATGTCACCAACAAGATTTCACTTTCACTAGTTACTACTTTTACAGAATATTAAAACTCTACTCTTAGGTATATAGCTTTAGACATgtcacatatatatttttttcttctgcAAAATCTTGAACCATTTAATTTTAATAGTAttaagttttgatttttttttttttactcttaGGAGTGTTGTACAATATCAGCTGGATGTAGCAGTAGTCAAGTTGGAAGCACCATGAACAACCACTTAGGATGGAttggtcatcatcatcatcctcatcatgTTGATCCATATTCTTCTTCACCTTATGCtaatatatttgaaaaaataacaaCCAATGATGAAATcatggaagaagaagaatatgaaaATGGTTCACCTGAGATTGAAACCCTTCCTTTATTTCCTATGCATGGTGAAGACATTCATGGTGGATACTGTAACCTGAAATCAAATTCATCTAACTATGCTGCTGCTCATGGTTGGTATCAAGGTGAAGATCATGGTTTCATCAATGCTTCTCGTACTACTTCCTTGGAACTTAGCCTCAACTCTTACACTCGTAGGTCACCAGATTATGCTAATTGAATAGGCTTAGTTTCAAGATTTGAAGATTTCAAGATTAAGCTTAATTTACTTATTAATCATATATGCTATTTATATATAACGAGTTTAGGTTATGTAAGTTATTAAGGTTAATTAATGAATGTGAAGTTAGTTTATTTCTGGTTTTAGTTAAGAGATGTTCCTAACTTGACACGTGTCGAGTTGGTAACTTAATTGGAATGATACtgactaattattattattaataattataattattgttgTGTTATTTTGTTGTCTAGAAACATTCTTTTCATTAATTTGTTCTAATTCAAATGATTGGGTTTAGAAAATGataaaacagaaaaaagtgaTGATGTTGGAATGTTAGTAAAAGTTTAATGATGCATAAAAGATTAACCAACAACTCACTCAAGTGGTTGTTGTAGTAATCATATTTGGCTTGTAACTAGTGCAATGAGGTGCATAAAAGAACAGTGCTCCATCGTTTTCTATGAATCAGTGACGCATTAATGACATATTTTTTAGATGAAGGTTTTTGGGTGTGAAATTGAATATATAATGTTATTCTTCTATGTGAACAAGCTTTTCTTATACACCACgcaaaatttcaattttgtccCAGCTTCCGTAGTACATCCATTAAcaccat is part of the Vicia villosa cultivar HV-30 ecotype Madison, WI linkage group LG2, Vvil1.0, whole genome shotgun sequence genome and encodes:
- the LOC131646757 gene encoding protein WUSCHEL, whose translation is MEQPQQQQQNDQENGGGGSSGKGSGFMSRQSSTRWTPTTDQIRILKDLYYNNGIRSPSAEQIQRISARLRQYGKIEGKNVFYWFQNHKARERQKKRFTSDVNVLPIIQRPPNNISIASPNWKPDHEQQQQQQQSILHTNHSNYNISSSGLSSASCSSAEMVAIGYGSVPMEKSFRCCTISAGCSSSQVGSTMNNHLGWIGHHHHPHHVDPYSSSPYANIFEKITTNDEIMEEEEYENGSPEIETLPLFPMHGEDIHGGYCNLKSNSSNYAAAHGWYQGEDHGFINASRTTSLELSLNSYTRRSPDYAN